Proteins encoded in a region of the Mercenaria mercenaria strain notata chromosome 1, MADL_Memer_1, whole genome shotgun sequence genome:
- the LOC128548052 gene encoding uncharacterized protein LOC128548052: protein MTEKGEENNKSNSENSKINEASVEVKRDSEKRQRTEKGEENNKSKAGNSKVNKESVEVSKNGEKRKRTEKGEENNKSKAGNSKVNKESVEDSKDSKKRKRTEKGAENKKSETESCKVIVKQKTTENENESPNVSKFSDKRKKTE from the coding sequence ATGACTGAAAAGGGTGAAGAAAATAACAAATCAAACTCagaaaatagtaaaattaatGAGGCAAGTGTTGAAGTAAAGAGAGATAGTGAAAAACGACAGAGGACTGAAAAGGGTGAAGAAAATAACAAATCAAAGGCAGGAAATAGTAAAGTTAATAAGGAAAGTGTAGAAGTAAGTAAAAATGGTGAAAAGCGAAAGAGGACTGAAAAGGGTGAAGAAAATAACAAATCAAAGGCAGGAAATAGTAAAGTTAATAAGGAAAGTGTAGAAGATAGTAAAGATAGTAAAAAACGAAAGAGGACTGAAAAGGGGGCAGAAAATAAGAAATCAGAAACAGAGAGTTGTAAAGTAATAGTAAAACAAAAgacaactgaaaatgaaaatgaaagtccAAATGTAAGTAAATTTAGTGATAAACGAAAGAAGACTGAGTAG